From the Senegalimassilia faecalis genome, one window contains:
- a CDS encoding 4Fe-4S binding protein: MPSAKNFFGLLEKLQSADITVHQNRCAVVRNRNAKCLKCAEVCTSGCISYEDNELIISPEKCIGCGTCATVCPTCALEAHRPNDAELLHQCIQAMRAADGEVIIACEQIVNAAEGLIDRTKVVPVTCLGRVEESLLTTLAVAGAKHVSLVEGKCGECPHATGFHMAEQVRDTANTLLETWNNGMRVDLVAKFPRCARLEGKASFDADKRHFFEEMKSEAKTAAGTTADFAVKETLGIEDKPESRFQKVMEDGTLPHFIPDRRELLLNSLASLGEPQDVMIETRLWGHVIIDPDKCSSCQMCATFCPTGAISKFTDEDGTFGVEHFPGDCVKCRCCTDICPKQALTLSDEVFAVDLLSGAVERYEMKPLAHPIGDPHQIWHTMKDLLGCDQVYER; the protein is encoded by the coding sequence ATGCCAAGTGCAAAGAATTTCTTCGGTCTGCTCGAAAAACTGCAGAGCGCCGATATCACGGTTCACCAGAACCGCTGCGCCGTTGTGCGCAATCGTAACGCAAAATGCCTGAAATGCGCCGAAGTGTGCACGTCAGGCTGCATTTCTTATGAGGACAACGAGCTGATCATCTCGCCGGAAAAGTGCATCGGCTGCGGCACGTGCGCCACCGTGTGCCCGACGTGCGCGCTTGAGGCGCACCGTCCCAACGACGCCGAGTTGCTGCATCAGTGCATCCAGGCTATGCGTGCCGCCGATGGTGAGGTCATCATCGCGTGCGAGCAGATCGTGAATGCCGCCGAAGGTCTGATCGACCGCACGAAGGTCGTGCCCGTCACGTGCCTGGGCCGCGTCGAGGAAAGCCTGCTCACCACGCTGGCCGTTGCCGGCGCCAAGCACGTCAGCCTTGTTGAGGGCAAGTGCGGCGAATGCCCGCACGCCACCGGCTTCCACATGGCCGAGCAGGTGCGCGACACCGCCAATACGCTGCTGGAAACCTGGAACAACGGCATGCGCGTTGACCTGGTAGCCAAGTTCCCGCGCTGCGCGCGCCTGGAGGGCAAGGCCAGTTTCGACGCCGACAAGCGCCACTTCTTCGAGGAAATGAAGTCCGAGGCCAAAACGGCTGCCGGCACCACGGCCGACTTCGCCGTCAAGGAAACGCTGGGCATCGAGGACAAGCCCGAGTCGCGCTTCCAGAAGGTTATGGAAGACGGCACGCTGCCGCATTTCATCCCCGATCGCCGCGAGCTTTTGCTGAACAGCCTGGCCAGCCTGGGCGAGCCGCAGGACGTCATGATCGAGACGCGTCTGTGGGGCCACGTCATCATCGACCCGGACAAATGCAGCAGCTGCCAGATGTGCGCCACGTTCTGCCCGACGGGCGCCATCAGCAAGTTCACTGACGAGGACGGAACGTTCGGCGTCGAGCACTTCCCGGGCGATTGCGTGAAGTGCCGTTGCTGCACCGACATCTGCCCGAAGCAGGCACTGACGCTGTCCGACGAGGTGTTCGCCGTCGACTTGCTGTCGGGCGCGGTGGAACGCTACGAGATGAAGCCGCTGGCGCACCCCATAGGCGACCCGCACCAGATTTGGCACACCATGAAAGACCTGCTCGGCTGCGACCAGGTTTACGAACGCTAG
- a CDS encoding TorD/DmsD family molecular chaperone produces MAENTNTAEEATMDELIKLIEQRAATYGLLSRLFRVEIDQELLDQLHGMRFPAATGNSDVDEGYLRLAKYLSNTWENSLTDLAVDYTRVFIGHGVDAFSAAYPFESVYTSEKRLLMQDARDEVLAIYRSAGLDKQDSWKEGEDHVALELEFEQILANRTVEALRRGDEDEAAALLTTQQNFLEDHLLSWVPMMTADMKRFAKTDLYQGLAYLTDGFLNTDKAFLDDVLTDEE; encoded by the coding sequence ATGGCTGAGAACACCAACACCGCCGAAGAGGCAACCATGGACGAGCTTATCAAGCTGATTGAGCAGCGTGCCGCAACGTACGGCCTGCTCAGCCGCTTGTTCCGCGTGGAAATCGACCAGGAACTGCTTGACCAGCTGCACGGTATGCGCTTCCCCGCCGCCACGGGCAACTCCGATGTTGACGAGGGTTACCTGCGCCTGGCGAAGTACCTGTCTAACACCTGGGAGAACAGCCTGACCGACCTGGCCGTGGACTACACGCGCGTGTTCATCGGCCACGGCGTGGACGCCTTCTCGGCCGCTTACCCGTTCGAAAGCGTGTACACATCCGAGAAGCGCCTGCTCATGCAGGACGCCCGCGACGAGGTGCTGGCCATCTACCGTTCCGCTGGCCTGGACAAGCAGGACAGCTGGAAGGAAGGCGAAGACCACGTGGCGCTGGAGCTGGAGTTCGAGCAGATTCTGGCCAACCGCACCGTTGAGGCGCTGCGCCGCGGCGACGAGGACGAGGCCGCCGCGCTTCTGACCACGCAGCAGAACTTCCTGGAAGACCACCTGCTGTCCTGGGTGCCCATGATGACGGCCGACATGAAGCGCTTCGCGAAAACCGACCTGTACCAGGGCCTGGCGTATCTGACCGATGGCTTCCTGAACACCGACAAGGCGTTTTTGGACGACGTCCTCACCGACGAGGAATAG
- a CDS encoding 4Fe-4S dicluster domain-containing protein: protein MTTTENRTDLPEGRADKTSQAAGAARAQAAEKQERTGGMTRRTLCLGIGGAAVMLGLGGLKYVAPQAIIRPPGGQDDERLISACIRCEKCYEICPRDVIRPAHIEDGILNMRTPTFDFSDNYCDWCTEENGGTPLCVSACPTKALELPAGATKENTIIGRAVINTDWCLAYKLIGCRFCYDACPYQAMELDGDNRPVVLENKCNGCGACESVCVSLQNGSISEGATARAITIQPLDQVER, encoded by the coding sequence ATGACTACTACAGAAAACCGCACGGACCTGCCCGAAGGCCGCGCGGACAAGACGAGCCAGGCAGCGGGCGCGGCAAGGGCGCAAGCTGCCGAAAAGCAGGAGAGGACCGGCGGCATGACCCGCCGCACGCTGTGCCTGGGCATCGGCGGCGCCGCCGTGATGCTGGGCTTGGGCGGGCTGAAGTACGTGGCCCCGCAGGCCATCATTCGCCCTCCGGGAGGCCAGGATGACGAGCGCCTAATCAGCGCATGCATCCGCTGCGAGAAGTGCTACGAGATCTGTCCGCGCGACGTCATTCGCCCGGCGCACATCGAAGACGGCATCCTGAACATGCGCACGCCAACGTTCGATTTCAGCGACAACTACTGCGACTGGTGCACCGAGGAAAACGGCGGCACCCCGCTGTGCGTAAGCGCTTGTCCCACGAAGGCGCTTGAGCTGCCGGCCGGCGCCACGAAGGAGAACACCATCATCGGCCGCGCCGTCATCAACACCGACTGGTGCCTGGCGTACAAGCTGATCGGCTGCCGCTTCTGCTACGATGCGTGCCCCTACCAGGCCATGGAGCTTGACGGCGACAATCGCCCGGTGGTCCTTGAGAACAAATGCAACGGCTGCGGTGCCTGCGAAAGCGTGTGCGTGTCGCTGCAAAACGGTTCCATTTCCGAGGGCGCCACGGCGCGAGCAATCACCATCCAGCCGCTTGACCAGGTAGAAAGGTAA
- a CDS encoding 4Fe-4S binding protein, which translates to MKKNSKTLRTLTALAVIVIVFVGFLTNLGIGTISAPGIWDISILCPLGALGTMLASKMMVPRALVSLVIMVVLIVIFARAFCGWICPVPLVQKLRDLFSKPQAKEAKAKDADGAKAANVAPLTDEEKAALATGCEKDAKGLAGCASCAKKRGDAVDARHFVLGGALVSTFIFGFPVFCLVCPIGLTFATILLLVNLFGQGDVTWSLIVVPALLIAEVVLFKKWCHKLCPLSAFMSLIAKLNRTFKPTIDDAKCLETSKGATCGRCGKACNEGIDPRHPELSEAAWSECTKCRSCVDACPANAITMPLIAKKGEKVTLAKNE; encoded by the coding sequence ATGAAAAAGAATTCGAAGACGCTGCGCACCTTAACGGCGCTTGCCGTCATCGTCATTGTGTTCGTCGGCTTTTTGACGAACCTGGGCATCGGCACCATTTCGGCGCCGGGCATCTGGGACATCTCCATCCTGTGCCCGCTGGGCGCGCTGGGCACCATGCTTGCCAGCAAGATGATGGTGCCGCGCGCACTGGTGTCGCTGGTCATCATGGTGGTGCTTATCGTCATCTTCGCCCGCGCGTTCTGCGGCTGGATCTGCCCGGTGCCGCTGGTGCAGAAGCTGCGCGACCTGTTCAGCAAGCCGCAAGCTAAAGAAGCGAAGGCCAAAGACGCCGACGGCGCCAAGGCCGCCAACGTGGCCCCGCTGACCGACGAGGAGAAGGCCGCGCTTGCCACCGGCTGCGAGAAGGACGCGAAGGGCCTGGCCGGCTGCGCCAGCTGCGCGAAGAAGCGCGGCGACGCCGTTGACGCCCGTCATTTCGTGCTGGGCGGCGCGCTGGTGTCCACGTTCATCTTCGGCTTCCCGGTGTTCTGCCTGGTGTGCCCCATCGGCTTGACGTTCGCCACCATTTTGCTGCTGGTGAACCTGTTCGGCCAGGGCGATGTCACATGGTCGCTCATCGTGGTGCCGGCGCTGCTGATCGCTGAAGTGGTGCTGTTCAAGAAATGGTGTCACAAGCTGTGCCCGCTGTCGGCGTTCATGAGCCTTATCGCGAAGCTGAACCGCACGTTCAAGCCCACCATCGATGACGCGAAGTGCCTGGAAACCAGCAAGGGCGCCACGTGTGGCCGTTGCGGCAAGGCCTGCAACGAGGGCATCGACCCGCGCCACCCCGAGCTTTCCGAGGCCGCCTGGAGCGAGTGCACGAAGTGCCGCAGCTGCGTGGACGCGTGCCCCGCGAACGCCATCACCATGCCGCTGATCGCCAAGAAAGGCGAGAAAGTTACGCTGGCGAAGAACGAGTAG
- a CDS encoding UvrD-helicase domain-containing protein, with product MTQDQSQVAATRIVGGVGTGKTQELISRAVEALKQGAKATDVLVLCATPQAALAFKARLDAAAEAAGVSAADVAVTTPRALALDVMSDAEAIRWSGREPRLLTDYEKLFLLEDMKVSGLRPKRLREMLKFFYRSWTELADDDENWLLAGEESNIHELVKANLAFTRSILEPELGNLAVNYLRSHAGARDAHAFAHVFVDDYQRISKTSQLLAGLVARESLTIAGDRVACVEVYDSYPYAAGLDEFVDAHAGAADVELTECRTCAAGAQAAAKLLADPAVESVAFRPADSAAAGATEVLDFPEPENEFVGAAKRVADAVAEGVSPADVVVTVPNGIWARNITKALLAAKVPARILTDRQPVRGDIRDNARCVPARVLTALDLVANPENALAWRCWCGYNDWLANSSAIANLRAYADERNGGLVAALRDVLGGAQAVSTGEIDRVVGAKRVADAHAAGLSVIEAAAGLEGSALLDKLAELVTGEAGATAPAVVRSLCLASEDNSAAAMAARFRARLLAPTIDAADAVQVVLYDQVAGLSPKMLVVAGFVAGFIPCREYYDSAEMPLDKQEREHEKDVRRAYALAGKASQKLVVSRFGMTDLETAGRLKLHIGRIRLQNGTRMCIIPPSDFTEQLA from the coding sequence ATGACGCAGGATCAATCGCAGGTTGCCGCAACGCGCATCGTTGGCGGTGTGGGCACCGGCAAAACGCAGGAACTTATCAGCCGCGCGGTCGAGGCGCTGAAGCAGGGCGCGAAAGCCACCGACGTGCTGGTGCTGTGCGCCACGCCGCAAGCCGCGCTGGCGTTCAAGGCGCGCCTTGACGCCGCCGCCGAAGCTGCGGGCGTAAGCGCCGCCGACGTTGCGGTTACCACGCCGCGCGCGCTGGCGCTCGACGTGATGAGCGACGCCGAGGCCATCCGCTGGTCGGGCCGCGAGCCGCGCCTGCTGACCGATTACGAGAAGCTGTTCCTGCTTGAGGACATGAAAGTCAGCGGCCTGCGCCCGAAGCGCCTGCGCGAGATGCTGAAATTCTTCTACCGCAGCTGGACCGAGCTTGCCGACGACGATGAGAACTGGCTGTTGGCCGGCGAGGAATCGAACATCCACGAGCTGGTGAAGGCGAACCTGGCGTTCACGCGCAGCATCCTTGAGCCCGAACTGGGCAACCTGGCCGTGAACTACCTGCGCAGCCATGCCGGCGCGCGCGATGCCCACGCGTTCGCCCACGTGTTCGTGGACGACTACCAGCGCATCAGCAAGACATCGCAGCTGTTGGCAGGCCTGGTGGCGCGCGAATCGCTTACCATTGCGGGCGACCGCGTGGCCTGCGTGGAAGTGTACGACAGCTACCCGTACGCCGCCGGCCTGGACGAGTTCGTGGACGCGCACGCCGGTGCCGCCGACGTTGAGCTGACCGAGTGCCGCACGTGCGCCGCGGGCGCGCAGGCTGCTGCGAAGCTACTGGCCGACCCGGCTGTGGAGTCCGTGGCATTCCGGCCCGCAGACAGCGCTGCCGCAGGTGCAACCGAAGTGCTTGACTTCCCCGAGCCCGAAAACGAATTCGTGGGCGCGGCCAAGCGCGTGGCCGACGCCGTTGCCGAGGGCGTGTCCCCGGCCGACGTAGTGGTGACCGTGCCGAACGGCATCTGGGCGCGCAACATCACGAAGGCCCTGCTGGCCGCAAAGGTTCCCGCGCGCATCCTGACCGACCGCCAGCCCGTGCGCGGCGACATCCGCGACAACGCGCGCTGCGTGCCGGCGCGCGTGCTGACGGCGCTTGACCTGGTGGCAAATCCCGAGAATGCGCTGGCATGGCGCTGCTGGTGCGGCTACAACGACTGGCTGGCCAACAGCTCCGCCATCGCGAACCTGCGCGCGTACGCCGACGAGCGCAACGGGGGCCTGGTGGCAGCACTGCGCGACGTGCTGGGCGGCGCACAGGCCGTGAGCACAGGCGAGATCGACCGCGTGGTAGGCGCCAAGCGCGTTGCCGATGCGCACGCAGCAGGCCTTTCCGTAATCGAAGCTGCCGCAGGGCTTGAAGGTTCCGCACTGCTGGACAAGCTTGCCGAGCTGGTAACCGGTGAGGCGGGAGCAACCGCCCCGGCCGTGGTGCGCAGCCTGTGTCTGGCCAGCGAAGACAACTCCGCCGCCGCCATGGCCGCACGCTTCCGCGCTCGCCTGCTGGCCCCCACCATCGACGCCGCCGACGCCGTGCAGGTTGTGCTGTACGACCAGGTTGCGGGCCTGTCGCCGAAGATGCTGGTGGTTGCCGGGTTCGTGGCCGGCTTCATCCCGTGCCGCGAGTACTACGACAGCGCCGAGATGCCGCTTGACAAGCAGGAGCGCGAGCACGAGAAAGACGTGCGCCGCGCGTACGCCCTGGCTGGCAAGGCAAGCCAGAAGCTGGTGGTGTCGCGCTTCGGCATGACCGACCTGGAGACGGCCGGGCGCCTGAAGCTGCACATCGGCCGCATCCGCCTGCAAAACGGCACGCGCATGTGCATCATCCCGCCCAGCGACTTTACCGAGCAGCTAGCATAA
- a CDS encoding arsenate reductase family protein, which translates to MQEVLFVEYPKCSTCRKAKAWLDAHGVAYVDRDIVTDNPTAAELAEWHAKSGLPLRRFFNTSGQLYRQLNVKAQLDAGMSDAQAYDLLATNGMLVKRPIVVGPDFVLAGFKEADWEAALL; encoded by the coding sequence ATGCAGGAAGTGCTGTTTGTGGAATACCCGAAGTGCTCGACGTGTCGGAAGGCGAAGGCGTGGCTGGACGCGCATGGCGTGGCGTATGTCGATCGCGACATTGTGACCGACAACCCCACGGCTGCCGAGCTGGCCGAATGGCACGCGAAAAGCGGGCTGCCGCTGCGCCGGTTCTTCAACACCAGCGGGCAGTTGTATCGCCAGCTGAACGTGAAGGCGCAGCTTGACGCGGGCATGTCCGACGCGCAGGCCTACGACCTGCTGGCAACGAACGGCATGCTGGTGAAGCGCCCGATCGTCGTCGGCCCCGACTTCGTGCTCGCCGGCTTCAAAGAGGCGGACTGGGAAGCAGCCCTGCTATAA
- a CDS encoding ATP-binding protein, which produces MNHEILKTIIFDQHQVIKNATIVPRRYSFDPQANYVVTGLRRSGKSTLLYKVAQDLVRAGATWNQIIYVNFEDERLAEFGLNDFNDITETLAELTDKQGFFFFDEIQNIPGWEKFARRLADANERVYITGSNASMLSSQIATTLGGRYLTKHVSPYRFDEYLEALGIPHDSGAIYATKSRGRILGAFDSFYQNGGFPESLRYQSQREYVESVYQKVLLGDVAARNNVRNPDALRVLMKKAAETVGRESSYTMLHGMLSGIGYKVGKNTVIDYLAMAREAYLLFDVENTVAKFVEREGNPKRYFSDNGLLNLFLVDKEPTLLENEIAVALRGVFGEGLRYIRSAKTGIDIDFFVPEEGLAVQVAYSLSESARPREVGSLVKLAHVDDSVRRLAIVTKEEEGEIQENGVRIEVKPAWKFLLQDCVR; this is translated from the coding sequence ATGAACCACGAGATACTGAAGACAATCATCTTCGATCAACACCAGGTCATCAAAAACGCGACTATTGTACCGCGACGCTATTCATTCGACCCCCAAGCAAATTACGTTGTTACGGGCCTGCGCAGGTCGGGCAAATCTACGCTGCTCTACAAAGTCGCGCAAGATTTGGTTCGCGCTGGAGCAACATGGAATCAAATCATTTACGTCAATTTCGAAGACGAACGCCTCGCTGAATTCGGGCTCAATGATTTCAACGACATCACCGAAACCCTTGCCGAGCTCACCGACAAGCAAGGTTTTTTCTTCTTCGACGAAATCCAAAACATCCCTGGGTGGGAAAAATTCGCCCGTAGGCTTGCCGACGCAAACGAGCGCGTCTACATAACCGGCAGCAACGCAAGCATGCTCAGCAGCCAAATCGCCACGACACTTGGAGGGCGATACCTTACGAAGCACGTAAGCCCCTATCGGTTTGACGAGTACCTTGAAGCCCTCGGAATCCCTCACGACAGCGGCGCCATCTACGCCACGAAATCGCGGGGACGAATTCTGGGAGCGTTCGATTCGTTTTACCAAAACGGAGGTTTTCCCGAATCGCTGAGATATCAGTCGCAGCGCGAATACGTCGAAAGCGTTTACCAGAAGGTGCTCCTGGGCGACGTTGCCGCACGCAACAATGTTCGCAACCCCGATGCCCTGAGGGTGCTCATGAAGAAAGCCGCGGAGACCGTTGGACGCGAGTCGTCGTACACGATGCTTCACGGCATGCTAAGCGGCATCGGCTACAAAGTCGGCAAGAATACGGTCATCGACTACCTTGCGATGGCCAGAGAGGCATATCTGCTGTTCGACGTCGAAAACACCGTAGCGAAGTTTGTCGAACGCGAAGGCAACCCAAAACGCTACTTCAGCGACAACGGGCTGCTCAATTTATTCCTTGTGGACAAAGAGCCCACCTTGCTCGAGAACGAAATCGCCGTCGCTTTGCGGGGGGTGTTCGGCGAAGGACTGCGCTATATCAGGTCCGCGAAAACAGGAATCGACATCGACTTCTTCGTTCCCGAAGAAGGGCTGGCCGTTCAAGTTGCATATTCCCTTTCCGAAAGCGCACGCCCGCGCGAAGTCGGCAGCCTGGTGAAGCTTGCTCACGTGGACGATTCTGTGCGCAGACTTGCGATCGTGACGAAAGAAGAAGAGGGCGAAATCCAAGAAAATGGGGTACGCATTGAAGTGAAGCCCGCCTGGAAGTTCCTGCTGCAAGACTGCGTTCGATAG
- a CDS encoding nucleotidyltransferase domain-containing protein, with protein sequence MENEMLDRAGRYLVHLIDCGLHDVPAQPIPVGVTWRCVHALAEHNSVEGMAWFGAETRDDIPADLRRQWENEAQITLFRRVRFDAERELVFAALALEGLSCLPMKGALLADYYPRPEMRSMADNDFLYGFVEPIEDEGFRICGATHAEREATVERGIRVIERVMHDLGYTTKSLRVGNHESFEKQPIFNFEPHRCLVSSSSPMAAYYENPWKRAIRDEHDPHLFRFSDEDEYVYIMAHAFKHFDAAGCGIRFVVDTRVLLDVKGMDMDWDYVFSELRETGLLDFEARVRALADVGFGGACAVDPLPFEQADLLRYLLRSGTYGNSNRMVENRLDKQKAKHEGDLGAAKRGYLRERLTNDEALGYLFPRASRIAPLRPALQLVRYARGIVRNPKKIANEVKLLIKAK encoded by the coding sequence GTGGAAAACGAAATGCTCGATCGGGCGGGACGATATCTGGTGCATCTCATCGATTGCGGTCTGCATGACGTGCCAGCGCAGCCAATACCCGTCGGCGTGACCTGGCGGTGCGTGCATGCGCTTGCTGAACATAACAGCGTTGAGGGTATGGCGTGGTTTGGCGCGGAAACCCGTGACGATATTCCCGCTGATCTGAGAAGGCAATGGGAAAACGAAGCCCAGATAACGCTGTTTCGTCGAGTTCGCTTCGATGCGGAACGAGAGCTGGTATTTGCTGCATTGGCGCTCGAGGGCCTATCGTGCCTCCCAATGAAAGGCGCGCTTCTGGCGGATTATTACCCGCGTCCTGAAATGCGATCTATGGCTGACAACGACTTTCTGTACGGGTTTGTTGAGCCTATCGAGGACGAAGGCTTCCGCATTTGCGGCGCAACGCATGCGGAGCGCGAAGCGACGGTGGAGCGTGGCATCCGTGTTATCGAGCGCGTGATGCATGACTTGGGTTACACCACGAAGTCGTTGCGCGTGGGCAATCATGAGTCGTTCGAAAAGCAGCCGATCTTCAATTTCGAACCGCATCGTTGCCTCGTGTCGTCCTCAAGCCCCATGGCCGCTTACTACGAAAACCCATGGAAACGCGCTATTCGAGATGAGCACGACCCGCATCTGTTCCGCTTCTCTGATGAGGATGAATACGTCTATATTATGGCGCACGCGTTCAAGCACTTCGATGCCGCAGGTTGCGGTATCCGCTTCGTGGTCGATACGCGTGTGCTTCTTGACGTTAAAGGTATGGACATGGATTGGGACTATGTGTTCTCCGAGTTGCGAGAGACTGGTCTGCTCGATTTCGAGGCTCGTGTGCGTGCGCTGGCTGACGTGGGCTTCGGCGGAGCTTGCGCCGTTGATCCGCTGCCGTTCGAGCAAGCGGATCTCCTTCGCTATTTACTGAGGAGCGGTACGTATGGCAACAGCAATCGAATGGTGGAGAACCGGCTTGATAAGCAGAAGGCGAAGCACGAAGGCGATTTGGGCGCCGCAAAGCGCGGTTACCTGCGCGAGCGCTTAACCAACGATGAGGCGCTGGGGTACTTGTTCCCGCGCGCTTCCAGAATCGCGCCATTGCGCCCGGCGTTGCAGCTGGTGCGATATGCGCGCGGAATCGTTCGCAACCCGAAAAAAATTGCGAATGAGGTAAAACTACTGATTAAAGCGAAGTAA